From Bacillus cereus group sp. RP43, the proteins below share one genomic window:
- a CDS encoding HAD-IA family hydrolase, which yields MITSLVFDVDGTILDTEKAILKSLQKVLKEELKEDYALQDLRFALGIPGKETLKKLDIQNIDVVHPKWCKSVLNFSHEVSVFEELEDVIKELSLSKLKLGIVTSKTKQELIDEFEPFDLSGHFEHTICACDTDKHKPHPEPLLACLKQLDIPNNEAVYIGDSIYDMQCAKSAGVKFALAFWGSKTSEGFEKADYVLNTPKDILNLI from the coding sequence TTGATTACATCTCTTGTTTTTGACGTAGATGGCACAATTTTAGACACAGAAAAAGCAATATTAAAATCCTTACAAAAAGTTTTAAAAGAAGAACTAAAGGAAGATTATGCGTTACAGGATTTACGATTTGCATTAGGAATTCCTGGAAAAGAAACCTTAAAAAAATTAGATATACAAAATATAGACGTTGTCCATCCGAAATGGTGCAAATCTGTACTAAATTTTTCCCATGAAGTTTCGGTGTTTGAAGAATTAGAGGACGTTATTAAAGAGTTATCCCTTAGTAAATTAAAGCTAGGTATTGTTACATCAAAAACTAAGCAAGAATTAATAGATGAGTTCGAGCCATTTGATCTAAGCGGTCATTTTGAACATACAATTTGTGCGTGTGATACGGATAAACACAAACCACATCCCGAACCATTATTAGCTTGTTTGAAACAATTAGATATTCCTAATAATGAGGCAGTATACATTGGGGACTCTATATACGATATGCAATGCGCGAAAAGTGCTGGTGTTAAATTCGCACTCGCTTTTTGGGGCTCAAAGACAAGCGAAGGTTTTGAAAAAGCTGATTATGTATTAAATACCCCAAAAGATATTTTGAATTTAATTTAA
- the mmuP gene encoding S-methylmethionine permease, whose amino-acid sequence MENKNGQEFQRKMQARHLVMLSLGGVIGTGLFLSPGYTIQQAGPFGTILSYLIGALVVYLVMLCLGELSVHMPETGAFHSYAVKYIGPGTGYTVAWLYWLTWTVALGSEFTAAGLLMKRWFPSVNVWVWSALFAILIFVLNVLTVKFFAESEFWFSSIKVIAIVFFIVLGVAAMLGFLPMTHSKAAPFFSNFTSGGLFPHGATAIMMTMLAVNFAFSGTELIGIAAGETANPEKMIPKAIRTTLWRLIIFFVGTIVVLSALLPISDAGVLESPFVAVLERIGVPYSADIMNFVILTAILSAANSGLYASSRMLWSLANKNTISPIFGKMTKQGVPINAVIFSMVGGALALLSSIVAPDTVYIVLVSISGLAVVIVWMSISASQFLFRRQFLKEGNSEKDLIYRTPLYPLVPIASFILCLASCIGIAFDPTQRIALYCGIPFILFCYGSYYLTKNLKKRGVDYVEQNQPN is encoded by the coding sequence ATGGAGAACAAAAATGGGCAAGAATTTCAAAGGAAAATGCAAGCACGTCATTTAGTCATGCTATCACTTGGTGGGGTGATTGGAACTGGCTTATTCTTAAGCCCGGGTTACACTATTCAACAAGCTGGCCCATTTGGAACAATTCTATCCTATCTGATTGGTGCGCTAGTGGTTTATCTAGTTATGCTATGTTTAGGAGAGCTTTCCGTACATATGCCTGAAACGGGTGCATTTCATAGTTATGCAGTTAAATACATTGGACCGGGTACAGGGTATACAGTAGCCTGGTTGTATTGGTTAACTTGGACTGTTGCTTTAGGTTCTGAATTTACAGCCGCAGGATTACTTATGAAGCGATGGTTTCCATCGGTTAATGTTTGGGTATGGAGTGCTCTTTTTGCCATTTTGATCTTTGTATTAAATGTCCTGACTGTTAAATTTTTCGCCGAATCCGAATTTTGGTTTTCATCGATAAAGGTTATAGCTATTGTGTTTTTTATTGTTTTAGGAGTAGCGGCAATGCTAGGGTTTCTTCCGATGACTCATTCAAAAGCAGCACCATTCTTTTCTAATTTTACAAGTGGAGGTTTATTTCCTCATGGTGCTACGGCCATTATGATGACCATGCTTGCGGTTAATTTTGCTTTTTCGGGAACAGAATTAATAGGCATTGCAGCTGGAGAAACAGCGAACCCGGAAAAAATGATACCGAAGGCCATTCGAACTACTCTGTGGAGATTGATTATCTTTTTTGTAGGAACAATTGTTGTTTTATCTGCGTTATTGCCTATTTCCGATGCAGGGGTATTAGAGAGCCCTTTTGTTGCAGTTCTAGAACGAATTGGGGTGCCATATTCAGCTGACATAATGAATTTCGTTATCTTAACAGCCATTTTATCTGCGGCAAACTCAGGCCTTTATGCCTCTTCTAGAATGCTTTGGTCGCTTGCTAATAAGAATACGATATCCCCGATTTTTGGGAAAATGACGAAGCAAGGTGTTCCAATCAACGCCGTCATTTTCAGCATGGTGGGTGGAGCTTTGGCTTTGCTCTCAAGTATTGTGGCACCAGATACTGTCTATATCGTACTTGTTTCCATTTCCGGTCTAGCAGTAGTTATAGTTTGGATGAGTATTAGTGCTTCCCAGTTCCTATTTCGCAGACAATTTTTGAAAGAAGGAAATTCTGAAAAGGACTTGATTTATCGCACACCACTATATCCATTAGTACCAATTGCTTCTTTTATCCTGTGTCTGGCATCGTGTATTGGAATTGCATTCGATCCAACACAGAGAATTGCCTTATATTGTGGCATACCGTTTATTTTGTTTTGCTATGGAAGTTATTATCTAACAAAAAATCTAAAAAAGAGGGGCGTAGATTATGTCGAACAAAATCAACCCAATTGA
- a CDS encoding DeoR family transcriptional regulator, translating to MNQEERLIRVLNYLETQKTMNIKQMCEMFHISRDTARRDIVKLSRNKAIVRTYGGVALATFHKKIDTYQKRSQTELETKKLIGMKAANIIANNDMIYLDVSTTVNFVAQHLQSKNVTIVTNSIDTAYMLAQSEDTTIHLLGGTLNKVSRHTTGTSTTEKLKDYHFDKVFIGTAGITEDGIYYGFEEDIYFKRELIKHADQVILVADHTKWNQRRNYKGLTLESIDTFITNRVMSNDLYNTLKENGVEVVITSED from the coding sequence ATGAATCAAGAAGAACGATTGATACGAGTCCTTAATTATTTAGAAACACAAAAAACCATGAATATAAAACAAATGTGTGAAATGTTTCATATTTCACGAGATACTGCAAGAAGAGATATAGTAAAACTTTCAAGAAATAAAGCAATAGTTAGAACCTATGGTGGAGTGGCTTTAGCTACTTTTCATAAGAAAATTGATACTTATCAAAAACGGTCACAGACTGAATTAGAAACGAAAAAATTGATTGGAATGAAAGCTGCAAATATAATTGCAAACAATGACATGATTTATTTAGACGTTTCAACAACAGTCAACTTTGTAGCGCAACATTTGCAATCAAAGAACGTAACTATTGTGACGAATTCGATTGATACTGCTTATATGTTAGCTCAATCTGAAGATACGACTATTCACCTTTTGGGAGGAACTTTAAATAAGGTTTCTCGACATACTACGGGGACTTCGACCACTGAAAAACTCAAAGATTATCACTTTGACAAGGTGTTCATTGGAACCGCAGGTATTACAGAAGACGGGATATACTATGGTTTTGAAGAAGATATTTATTTCAAGCGTGAATTAATAAAACATGCTGATCAAGTTATTTTAGTGGCAGATCACACTAAATGGAATCAGCGACGAAATTATAAGGGTTTAACGCTTGAATCTATAGACACATTCATTACAAATAGAGTTATGTCTAATGATTTATATAATACTTTGAAAGAAAACGGTGTTGAAGTAGTAATTACAAGTGAAGATTAA
- a CDS encoding putative mucin/carbohydrate-binding domain-containing protein: protein MKRISSLLLTMPIILGSIATIPHTKVSAETMSFNQETFTLETLNQQTDQAIANGNFEAHLKNLTAYLNGNVGGMTEENLKKKLADPVFAAALAQWQFISQTGGATMDAFAKKDADHQKFLSWAMKNTSVMNTYLEGGSPTGKNPVNALEIWNTIWNADADSHEGLYLKLAVATSLAHAEPIKYWTNNQPINPLTRYQHYKSADQNNELLPCFRTYDVWHLRLVVNTWSPEEDLTWARNMINTEHPELKNQDKVGESAYLIDYVTHNKDGVSIQAGNDAFYGLGWNLSSIYRFGGVCGNISKFGTQVSQAFGVAAMPVGQPGHCALIWNNKPSSWNLGYDISGWGQSSRHDATVIPWSDNSPTNQVPYMLLFENAERDPVKLDQSERLRWLAKAMTSTDNKIAIYKISTNILPINFLVWKDYVSLMLQNPNVTDAEWKELNNSIISVFANEPRPMMDLITQIKDHVPNRDGILEGDQFAWSLKGIGDFEFAKVNLNKSTEEMQIDLKAGVPHNYFDSTYASIKVQNTSGKVVYNKEVYGNQQQNAETQKVPVKIGDFIELTHLEGRERATLINLENNKRENFDKKAIYEVTKDGLKKLNQIVNPKPDTEAPTQPQELYASNLTSNSVELKWNPSTDNVGVKEYQVLRDGQLIQTVQGTTFTDQNLTVNKEYKYAVKAVDAAGNTSIQSNILPVKTKDQNTSYEKWDPKKAYTKGDKVEHQGKVYEAIQNHQGNGDPNWIFALALWNPLT, encoded by the coding sequence TTGAAAAGGATTTCATCTTTATTATTAACTATGCCTATTATTTTAGGAAGTATTGCTACGATTCCGCATACAAAGGTTTCAGCTGAAACAATGTCATTCAATCAAGAAACATTCACTTTAGAAACATTGAATCAACAGACAGATCAAGCCATTGCAAATGGTAATTTTGAAGCCCATTTGAAAAATCTCACAGCATATTTAAATGGAAATGTTGGGGGTATGACTGAAGAAAACTTGAAAAAGAAGCTTGCAGACCCAGTATTTGCAGCAGCTTTGGCTCAGTGGCAATTCATATCACAAACAGGTGGTGCAACAATGGATGCATTTGCCAAAAAAGATGCTGACCATCAGAAATTTCTTAGCTGGGCTATGAAAAATACAAGCGTGATGAATACCTATCTTGAAGGTGGTAGTCCAACGGGAAAAAATCCTGTAAATGCACTTGAGATATGGAATACAATCTGGAATGCGGATGCAGATTCTCACGAAGGGTTGTATTTGAAATTAGCGGTAGCTACATCGTTAGCTCATGCTGAACCTATAAAATATTGGACAAACAATCAACCTATTAATCCATTAACAAGGTACCAACATTATAAATCAGCAGATCAAAATAATGAGTTACTTCCTTGCTTTAGAACATATGATGTTTGGCATTTAAGATTAGTAGTGAATACTTGGTCACCAGAAGAAGATTTAACTTGGGCAAGAAATATGATTAATACGGAACATCCAGAACTTAAAAACCAAGATAAGGTAGGGGAAAGTGCATATTTGATTGATTATGTAACCCATAACAAAGATGGAGTTAGCATTCAAGCTGGAAATGATGCATTCTACGGTTTAGGTTGGAATCTTTCTTCCATTTATAGATTTGGTGGGGTATGCGGTAATATTTCGAAGTTTGGTACGCAAGTAAGCCAAGCATTTGGAGTGGCAGCTATGCCTGTTGGACAACCTGGACATTGTGCACTTATATGGAATAACAAGCCATCTTCTTGGAATTTAGGATATGATATATCTGGATGGGGTCAGTCGAGCCGTCATGATGCAACTGTTATTCCTTGGTCAGATAATAGCCCGACAAATCAAGTGCCGTATATGTTACTATTTGAAAATGCTGAACGTGACCCAGTAAAACTAGATCAATCAGAGCGATTACGCTGGTTAGCGAAAGCGATGACTTCAACAGATAATAAAATTGCAATTTATAAAATATCCACCAATATTTTACCAATCAATTTTTTAGTATGGAAAGATTACGTTTCACTTATGTTACAAAATCCAAATGTAACAGATGCTGAGTGGAAAGAATTAAATAACAGTATCATTTCCGTTTTTGCGAATGAACCGAGACCGATGATGGATCTTATTACTCAAATAAAAGACCATGTACCAAATAGAGATGGTATCTTAGAAGGAGACCAATTTGCATGGTCACTGAAAGGGATTGGCGATTTTGAATTTGCGAAAGTAAATTTAAATAAATCAACAGAAGAAATGCAAATTGATCTAAAAGCAGGTGTACCACATAACTACTTTGATAGTACATATGCAAGTATTAAAGTGCAAAACACATCAGGTAAAGTGGTATATAACAAAGAGGTTTATGGGAATCAACAGCAAAATGCTGAAACACAAAAAGTTCCAGTAAAGATCGGCGATTTTATTGAACTTACACATCTAGAAGGCAGAGAGAGGGCAACATTAATAAATTTAGAGAATAATAAACGTGAAAACTTTGATAAAAAAGCAATTTATGAAGTTACAAAGGATGGCTTGAAGAAATTAAATCAAATTGTTAATCCGAAACCAGATACGGAAGCTCCCACACAGCCACAAGAATTATATGCAAGCAACCTTACTTCTAACAGTGTAGAGCTAAAATGGAATCCTTCTACAGATAATGTAGGTGTAAAAGAATATCAGGTATTACGTGATGGACAATTGATTCAAACGGTACAAGGAACGACGTTTACTGATCAAAACTTAACAGTTAATAAGGAATATAAATATGCAGTGAAGGCCGTAGATGCAGCTGGAAATACATCAATTCAAAGTAACATTCTTCCGGTAAAAACAAAAGATCAAAATACATCTTATGAAAAATGGGATCCAAAGAAGGCGTATACAAAGGGAGATAAAGTAGAACATCAAGGGAAAGTGTATGAAGCTATTCAAAATCATCAAGGAAATGGTGACCCAAATTGGATATTCGCTTTGGCATTATGGAATCCACTGACATAG
- the mmuM gene encoding homocysteine S-methyltransferase has protein sequence MSNKINPIDDILSQHSIMLLDGALATELEAHGCNLDDPLWSASVLLENPELIYQVHSDYFRAGADCAITASYQATISGFSARGIQEQEALELIKKTVLLARRARDDFWKENKQTNRPKPLVVASVGPYGAYLADGSEYVGNYGVTDKTLADFHRSRMSALIEAGADLLAFETIPSLQEARVLDTLLREFPETYAWLSFSLKNEKEISEGMKLVECARAFEKSEQIVAIGINCAPVTVVTGAIQELRANTKKTIIVYPNSGETYNPETKTWHGHEQCNSLDIQSEEWYQAGARLIGGCCRTTPYHIEEISNKWRSSEFFYSNEAKQ, from the coding sequence ATGTCGAACAAAATCAACCCAATTGATGATATTTTATCCCAACATTCCATTATGCTTCTTGACGGAGCATTAGCTACAGAATTGGAGGCGCATGGATGTAATTTGGACGATCCCCTTTGGTCGGCAAGTGTGTTACTAGAAAATCCGGAACTAATTTATCAGGTTCATTCAGACTATTTTCGTGCTGGAGCGGACTGTGCCATAACAGCAAGCTATCAAGCTACTATTAGTGGTTTTTCCGCGCGTGGAATACAAGAACAGGAAGCTTTGGAATTAATTAAGAAAACGGTGTTACTTGCAAGAAGGGCAAGAGATGATTTTTGGAAGGAAAATAAGCAAACGAATAGGCCTAAACCATTGGTTGTTGCATCAGTTGGGCCGTACGGGGCTTACCTTGCAGATGGTTCAGAGTATGTAGGCAACTATGGTGTGACAGATAAAACATTAGCAGACTTTCACCGTTCGAGAATGTCTGCGTTAATCGAAGCAGGTGCAGATCTATTGGCATTTGAAACGATCCCTTCCCTGCAAGAAGCAAGAGTATTAGATACATTATTGCGTGAGTTTCCAGAAACATATGCGTGGCTTTCCTTTTCGCTAAAAAATGAGAAAGAGATTAGTGAAGGTATGAAACTCGTGGAGTGTGCACGAGCTTTTGAGAAAAGTGAACAAATTGTAGCGATAGGCATCAATTGTGCGCCAGTAACCGTTGTGACTGGTGCAATCCAAGAGTTGAGGGCAAACACCAAAAAAACGATTATTGTTTATCCAAACTCTGGTGAAACTTATAATCCAGAAACAAAAACATGGCATGGTCATGAACAATGTAACTCGTTGGATATTCAATCTGAAGAATGGTACCAAGCAGGTGCACGTTTAATAGGTGGATGCTGCAGAACGACACCTTATCACATTGAGGAGATATCGAACAAGTGGCGTTCTTCCGAGTTTTTCTATTCGAACGAAGCAAAACAGTAA
- a CDS encoding M60 family metallopeptidase has product MGNKSKHKTKRILVATATLTILASGMASSPDVFAEETQQQKNLSTSLQGENSVKSENRTYTVPGKGDVEGLKQQERKNMAFSPYEPTGLYAKPNEQITINVEGDQDIQVYIGTYSYDASWREDSKIKSFTLKPGINTIQSPNGGMIYFYNKQQGGTIRTTVTTGGTTTPFFELGKHTKQDLINMLDQYPNAHAVELKGERVLITASPARVKKYLLGSNTDPVQLLKKMDEATRIQDKVAGLSEEQVDKHYVHYVEENHSPDYYMYATSYRTAYVGDAIQYVLDIDKFVKDGWGPWHEAGHLRQQSPWKFYNMTEVQNNIYSLSVEKAFNQPSNLEKSGIYPKAFQYLEQTNKNYDEISDVFVKLVMLWQLQLAYGEDFYPKLHQLYRDMPSNEIPQTDENKKQLFMISASKVAKQNLIPFFEKWGLRPNNDTIQKVAALGYPILTAEIWKGTDSNPIKPDMPNGNNILEGNKFAWSLKGISDFEFAKVNFNKSTEEMQIDLKEGIPHHYFNETYASIKVQNASGKVVYKKDIYGNKQQNAELQKVPVKVGDYIELTHLEGVHRATFMNVDNSKQESFGKKAIYEVTKDGLKTVNQIVNPKPDTEAPTQPQELYASNLTSNSVELKWNPSTDNVGIKEYQVLRDGQWIQTVQGTTFTDQNLTASKEYKYTVKAVDAAGNTSIQSNILPVKTKDQNVSYEKWDPKKAYTKGDKVEHQGKVYEAVQNHQGNGDPNWIFALSLWSPLILNF; this is encoded by the coding sequence ATGGGGAATAAATCAAAGCATAAAACCAAAAGAATACTTGTAGCTACTGCAACATTAACTATACTTGCTTCTGGAATGGCTTCTTCACCAGATGTCTTTGCAGAGGAAACGCAGCAGCAAAAAAATTTATCGACATCACTGCAAGGTGAAAATTCAGTTAAATCAGAAAATAGAACGTATACAGTCCCAGGGAAAGGGGATGTCGAGGGACTGAAACAACAGGAAAGAAAAAATATGGCATTTAGCCCATATGAACCCACTGGTTTATATGCAAAACCAAATGAACAAATAACGATTAATGTAGAAGGTGATCAAGATATTCAGGTATATATTGGAACGTATTCGTATGATGCTTCTTGGAGAGAAGATTCTAAAATAAAATCATTTACATTAAAACCTGGTATAAACACGATTCAATCTCCAAATGGGGGGATGATTTATTTTTATAATAAACAACAAGGTGGCACCATTCGAACAACAGTCACAACAGGTGGAACGACTACGCCTTTCTTTGAATTAGGAAAGCATACGAAACAAGATCTAATAAACATGCTGGACCAATATCCTAATGCACACGCAGTGGAGTTAAAAGGAGAACGTGTATTAATTACAGCCAGCCCTGCACGTGTTAAGAAATATTTGTTGGGTTCTAATACAGATCCTGTACAACTCTTAAAAAAGATGGATGAAGCTACTCGAATTCAAGACAAAGTAGCTGGATTATCCGAAGAACAAGTAGATAAACATTATGTTCATTACGTAGAGGAAAATCATTCTCCTGATTATTATATGTATGCAACTTCTTATCGAACTGCATATGTAGGAGATGCAATTCAATACGTGTTAGATATTGATAAATTTGTAAAAGATGGCTGGGGTCCATGGCACGAGGCAGGACATTTGAGACAACAATCGCCCTGGAAGTTTTATAATATGACAGAAGTACAAAATAATATATACAGCCTTTCTGTAGAAAAAGCATTTAATCAACCATCCAATTTAGAGAAAAGTGGAATTTATCCAAAAGCGTTTCAATATCTAGAACAAACGAATAAAAATTATGATGAAATTAGTGATGTTTTTGTTAAGCTTGTTATGCTTTGGCAACTACAGTTAGCATATGGAGAGGATTTCTATCCTAAATTGCATCAATTGTATAGAGACATGCCTTCAAATGAAATTCCACAAACTGATGAAAATAAAAAACAATTATTTATGATTTCAGCATCAAAAGTAGCCAAACAAAATTTGATTCCTTTCTTTGAGAAGTGGGGATTACGTCCAAATAACGATACCATCCAAAAAGTGGCTGCATTAGGATATCCAATTTTAACAGCAGAGATTTGGAAGGGTACGGATTCTAATCCAATTAAACCAGATATGCCTAATGGAAATAATATTTTAGAAGGAAACAAGTTTGCATGGTCATTAAAAGGAATTAGTGATTTTGAGTTTGCTAAAGTCAATTTCAATAAGTCGACAGAAGAAATGCAAATCGACTTAAAAGAAGGCATACCGCATCATTATTTTAATGAAACATATGCGAGTATTAAAGTACAAAATGCATCAGGAAAAGTAGTATATAAGAAAGACATTTATGGAAACAAACAACAAAATGCTGAACTGCAAAAAGTTCCAGTCAAAGTAGGAGATTATATTGAGTTAACACATCTAGAAGGTGTGCATAGAGCAACTTTCATGAATGTCGATAATAGTAAACAAGAGAGCTTTGGAAAAAAAGCCATATACGAAGTTACAAAGGATGGCCTGAAAACAGTAAATCAAATTGTTAATCCGAAACCAGATACAGAGGCTCCGACACAGCCACAAGAATTATATGCAAGCAACCTTACTTCTAACAGTGTAGAGCTAAAATGGAATCCTTCTACAGATAATGTAGGTATAAAAGAATATCAGGTATTACGTGATGGACAATGGATTCAAACGGTACAAGGAACAACATTTACTGATCAGAACTTAACAGCTAGTAAGGAATATAAATATACAGTGAAGGCTGTAGATGCAGCTGGAAATACATCAATTCAAAGTAACATTCTTCCGGTAAAAACAAAAGATCAAAATGTATCTTATGAAAAATGGGATCCGAAGAAGGCATATACAAAGGGAGATAAAGTAGAACATCAAGGGAAAGTGTATGAAGCTGTTCAAAATCATCAAGGAAATGGTGACCCAAATTGGATATTTGCTTTATCGTTATGGAGCCCGCTTATTTTGAATTTTTAA